One window of the Xiphophorus couchianus chromosome 12, X_couchianus-1.0, whole genome shotgun sequence genome contains the following:
- the cyp1d1 gene encoding cytochrome P450 1D1, which yields MGLILSGYLPAKENSSAPLSSVTLALCLFTLILMMAIRVKQSHRFFFSYHHDSHFDNTKFPSAPGPKPWPLVGNLLQVGDQMHLSLTRLGLQYGDVFKMRFGSLPVVILSGYSTIRQALVRQGEDFAGRPELFTFSAVADGTSMTFSEKYGPAWLLHKKLCKNALRSFSQAEPRGSGATCLLEEQMCTEAAEMVTVIREEAAKNHKTMGIDPTISLVTSVANVVCALCFGRRYDHNDKEFLTIVNINNEVLKLFAAGNLADFFPVFRYFPSPSLRKMVQCIHRMNGFMKRRIEEHINTFDKNCIRDITDALIALCEEREENRDTSLLSNSQIIHTVIDIFGAGFDTIIAGLQWSLLYLIKFPDIQDKVQQEIDEHIGSARLPGFSDKPNMPFTEAFIFEVFRHSSYVPFTIPHCTTRDTILNGYFIPKDTCVFINQYQVNHEVDLWGDPENFRPHRFQDPSGQLNKELTEKVLIFGLGKRRCLGDRFARLEMFVFLTTLLHGLRIENVPGQELDLSTDYGLTMKPRPYRITVSPRF from the exons ATGGGGCTGATCCTGTCAGGATATCTGCCAGCCAAAGAGAACTCTAGTGCACCTCTCTCCAGTGTCACTCTTGCTCTGTGTCTTTTTACCCTCATACTGATGATGGCCATCAGGGTAAAACAGAGCCACAGATTTTTCTTCTCCTACCACCATGACTCCCACTTTGACAACACAAAGTTCCCTAGTGCTCCAGGCCCCAAACCTTGGCCCCTTGTGGGCAATTTGCTCCAGGTGGGGGACCAGATGCATCTCTCATTAACTCGCCTGGGTCTGCAGTACGGTGATGTTTTTAAG ATGCGTTTCGGCTCTTTGCCAGTGGTCATCCTTAGTGGGTACTCCACCATCAGGCAGGCACTGGTCCGTCAGGGAGAAGATTTTGCTGGACGACCTGAACTTTTCACTTTCTCCGCCGTGGCTGATGGGACCAGCATGACCTTCAGTGAAAAGTATGGACCTGCGTGGCTGCTCCATAAGAAGCTGTGCAAAAATGCCCTAAGGTCCTTCTCCCAAGCCGAGCCGAGGGGATCAGGGGCCACTTGCCTCCTGGAGGAGCAGATGTGCACTGAGGCTGCTGAGATGGTGACGGTGATTCGGGAAGAAGCTGCAAAGAACCACAAGACGATGGGTATAGATCCCACAATATCCTTAGTGACCTCAGTGGCAAATGTGGTGTGTGCCCTGTGTTTTGGGAGAAGGTACGACCACAATGACAAGGAGTTTCTCACCATTGTGAACATCAACAACGAGGTACTGAAACTTTTCGCAGCAGGGAATTTGGCTGACTTCTTCCCAGTGTTTCGTTACTTTCCCAGTCCGTCTTTGAGAAAAATGGTCCAGTGCATTCACAGGATGAATGGATTTATGAAGCGAAGAATTGAGGAACACATCAACACCTTTGATAAG AACTGCATCCGGGACATCACAGATGCTCTGATCGCACTTTGTGAAGAAAGGGAAGAGAACAGGGACACATCTCTACTTTCTAACTCTCAGATCATCCACACCGTCATAGACATCTTCGGTGCAG GTTTTGACACCATCATTGCTGGATTACAGTGGAGCCTCTTGTACCTCATCAAGTTTCCAGACATCCAAGACAAAGTACAGCAGGAGATAG aTGAGCACATTGGCTCAGCCAGACTTCCTGGGTTTTCAGACAAGCCCAACATGCCCTTCACTGAAGCATTCATATTCGAGGTGTTTCGTCACTCTTCCTATGTTCCTTTCACCATCCCTCACTG CACCACCAGAGACACCATCCTGAATGGATATTTCATCCCAAAGGACACATGTGTCTTCATTAACCAGTACCAAGTCAATCATGAAGT GGATCTTTGGGGTGATCCAGAGAATTTTCGGCCACACCGCTTCCAGGACCCGTCTGGGCAATTAAACAAGGAGCTGACGGAGAAGGTTCTCATCTTTGGCCTGGGGAAGAGGCGCTGTCTTGGGGATAGATTTGCACGTTTggagatgtttgtgtttctcacCACGCTGCTCCACGGTTTGCGGATTGAAAATGTTCCTGGACAGGAGCTGGATCTCAGCACAGACTATGGTCTGACCATGAAACCACGTCCGTACAGGATTACCGTCTCCCCCAGATTTTAG